In Ostrea edulis chromosome 4, xbOstEdul1.1, whole genome shotgun sequence, a single window of DNA contains:
- the LOC125671432 gene encoding ependymin-related protein 1-like yields MKTAEMDKLYCVSLLVYLAVVTPPCFSQICCTPDVWIADMFLDYGIVFIDSNKGVPSTAYSYINGTIKATYDYPNQRSYLKLQGAEVSPLIPGPGVPYDTTIISDYKNGIQYTIGADGSCQKDKVDNMTKQCIPEDAELVSTGSLAMEWNKVENYKFAINDDSTSVDATVSRNLPSSSCNPVHVVYFVGSAERGSGTMINLDVLNVVPYNIDPSVFDVPPQCRNARFKMESDDNKGLQRILRMGIFI; encoded by the exons atGAAGACTGCTGAAATGGATAAATTATATTGTGTTTCATTGCTAGTATATTTAGCAGTCGTTACACCACCGTGTTTTTCTCAGATATGCTGTACCCCTGATGTATGGATCGCTGATATGTTTCTGGATTATGGAATAGTGTTTATTGATAGCAACAAAGGGGTGCCGAGTACAGCATATTCCTATATCAATGGGACAATAAAGGCTACATACGATTATCCAAACCAACGTAGCTACCTCAAACTGCAGGGGGCGGAGGTATCGCCTCTAATTCCGGGTCCCGGCGTTCCATATGATACCACCATTATCAGCGACTACAAGAAT GGAATACAATACACCATCGGAGCAGATGGCAGTTGTCAAAAGGACAAAGTTGATAATATGACAAAACAATGCATACCAG AGGATGCCGAATTGGTAAGCACGGGCTCGCTGGCGATGGAATGGAATAAAGTTGAGAATTACAAATTTGCAATCAATGATGATTCAACGTCTGTTGATGCCACGGTCAGCAGGAATTTACCTTCAT CGTCCTGTAACCCGGTGCATGTTGTATATTTCGTGGGTAGCGCCGAGCGTGGCAGCGGAACAATGATTAATCTGGATGTCCTGAATGTCGTACCTTATAACATTGACCCGTCCGTGTTCGATGTTCCCCCGCAGTGTAGAAACGCCAGATTTAAG ATGGAAAGCGATGACAATAAAGGATTGCAGCGAATTCTGAGAATGGGCATTTTCATTTGA